One segment of Meriones unguiculatus strain TT.TT164.6M chromosome X, Bangor_MerUng_6.1, whole genome shotgun sequence DNA contains the following:
- the LOC110566474 gene encoding protein transport protein Sec61 subunit gamma yields the protein MQFFEPSQQFIKDSIQLVKRCTKPDRKEFQKIVTATAIGFAIMGFIGFFVKLIHIPINNIIVGG from the coding sequence ATGCAATTTTTTGAGCCAAGTCAGCAGTTCATAAAGGACTCAATTCAGCTGGTTAAGAGATGcaccaaacctgacagaaaagAATTCCAGAAGATTGTCACAGCCACAGCGATAGGATTTGCTATCATGGGCTttattggcttctttgtgaaactGATCCATATCCCTATTAATAACATTATTGTGGGTGGCTGA